In the genome of Brassica oleracea var. oleracea cultivar TO1000 unplaced genomic scaffold, BOL UnpScaffold00877, whole genome shotgun sequence, the window TGCCTGCAATGAGTATCGGATGAGGAACATTTCTGTTGAGGGATAGCTCGATCCAGCGACTTTTGCTACGATATCATTCCAATCAGTGGTGAATTCGTTCTTTAGAAGCCCCTTAACCAATGACTTCCAGACTTTAGCGGAGTAGGGGCACTGAAAGAAGAGATGTGAGCAGGTCTCTTGAACTTCATGGCATAAAACACACTCTGTGTTTATAGCAACATTCCAAGCTTGCATTTTATCCCCTGTTTGCATTCTGTTTCTCATTGCAATCCAGAGCATAAATGAGTACTTCGGAGTGGACTGAGGAAACCATACACCTCTGCTCCAAGAACATATTTGATGCCGAGATCTCAACTGTAACCAAGTCTTCTTAGTTGAGAACCTGTTTACAAATTTTCCCTCTACGCTTCTCCACAGCTGAACATCGTCCATTTCACTTACCCCTCCATCTCGCAGTTTATCAATCTCATCCTCAATATCATTAAGAATGCTCACTCTGTGTCTCCGCCTTCTGTGGTTAGCTAGAACGTCTGCCATCACAGCATTCTCTGCTATGCCAAGTGCTATGATACCTCTATCCCCAATCACCTCCTTTAAACATCCAATCAGTGAACACGGTTAAAGCTCACATAGAGGGCAAACTCCGGTTTAGTCTTggtttagatttatttataatctatagtacagtaatatttaaattacaacCGTTTGTGTAGGCCTGGACATTTCGGTTTTGGttcgatttgttttttttttttgtaaaaaaaatcgattttaaagatagaaaatcttatatattaaaagagaagtcacaaTTTTGactcatgtgtgatttttttaaaaatagacctaatggatctattactagaaagtcatgttacatttaatctctaatcttatcattattATAGATCTAAATAACTCACTTTctagattataaaaaataaataatatgtctaCTACATTATAGAAACTAAACAACTATCAATCTtttccaagcaaaaaaaaacgtgatctggaaacaaccaattcaacaaaaaatatacgataaaattattatgttttaaaaagtgataaacacacctcatatatattatactaatatataccaatgtaaaattaaaaacaaaatgtttatataaaaataaatgaaaataaacatctGCGCGGTTCGACGTATAGTTTGattggttatttatgaaatttggcTCAGATTTTAGCTTTTTCGGTCACTGTTTTATGCGGACAAATAATGTTTTCCATTAACAgacatatatttcatattttcattagTTTTATTCTTTATGCCTTACGAGCTTGAACAATGTATCCCCTTCATACTAGAGGACTCtatatatttgttattgttTTCCAACTGTGTGTATCATTGAAAATAGTCTATGGCCTGTAAAATCAACGTTTGGATACCTTTAGAAGAGttgttttttgggtttagataatttttagtatcagataaaattatatatgaacctaaccaatttgaaaatttattatatctgaagtaaatttatgaatttgatactgaaaactaaaaataaaaaaattcatgttaATTCAAATATGAACATGAAACTAGGAAACATAAAAACCTAATTCAAATATAAACGGAGATTCAAAACATCCATACTTTGATACATACTATTTTGATGctaagatgatgatgattcagTTTTACATGTCAAACCGGATGAGATAGAGACGTTGGTAGAAACGGTTTGGCATTAGCCAGAGCTGCTAGAGGAAAAACCTTGCGAAGTACAGTTTGCtgtattttgttcttttttttatcaacgcTGTCTTTTGTTCAAACAATTCAATTCCCTATTGTGTTTGCTgagcctctttttttttctatgaattGTGAATGTAAGATATTCGAGGAAAACAGAAAAAAGGAGGGGAAATTATTGTTTCACTAAAATAGCCATGTACTAGAAGCACCTTAGCCTATTGGTTAAAGTTTAAAGGTTTCTACACCCAGATCTAGGGTTcaaatcccagactatgcaatttcttgcagattatagGATGTGAAGCTTTCGGAGGTTCCAGAGTACTGTAAGCAGAGCCGTTTGTTGTGGTCGCCTGTTGTGGTGAGAGCATGTCCATCGAGGATGTCGTACATGCAGAACCGTCTGTGGTTTCAAGTGTTTCGGGAAGAGCTTCATCGTGGAATCATTATTCGTGGAGCTATTCATCATTACCGCATATGTTGCAGGTAGTTGATCATCATATCTAAtagatttagaaattatatgataatataatGTGTTacccagcgttaaaaaaaaaaaaaaatagtcatgTAAGTCAAAACAATTATGGTGTTTCTAGATGGTGACGGCGCCACTAGTGGGCACACCTTAAACATAAGTCAAAGATAGCATTTTTTTAGTTGCCCACAATATCTTGAAAACAACAACCTCAAGACTATTCGTTTCGTCGGCCCAAAGAAAACAAGATTTGGAGCATATCAAATcgtagacttttttttttttttttttttttttttttttttgccatctatAGTATTATTATAAGAGTCTAGGTCCAAACTAGATCAAACCTAACAATATTTACAACCAAAGCCCAAAAAGGctcaaaacaacataaaaacatattaaacagAAGCCCATTAAAGGTAAGCCCAACACCGAAACCAACCCGACACGTCAACAACACGTGTTTACGCCTCAACTGCGAGACAAACACGTGTCACCATAACCCTACTTCTTTTTCACCACCGAAACCAAGCGGCGTTTCACCAGAATCCCCCTGGTTCACATGCATCTTCCACGGCCGTGCTCTTTTCTTCGGAGAGCTTTCATCGATCAACATCGATATCTCATCCAGAGCCACGAAGCCGGCAGACACAGGATTAAGAAATCCAGAACCTCCATCTCGTTTGCCTTCCACGCCTTATTTTCATTCTTGGAGAGCATCAATCGATCTATTCGAAATCTCATCCAAGAAAGCCAATCAGACAAACCAGAACACCGTAACAGATAACCCACCGTGAATAAAGATCAAAATCCAAAACCGGCGACGCAAGGTTTTGAAAGCCTCCACTCCCCGGAATCTAAGCCGGCGACGACGAAACTAACAGAGCTTCCTCATCCCGGAGTCAGAACAAAGACATGCACAGCgaaaaaacggaaaaaaaaaacacaaaaaccgGACCGGCGGTGGCTGTGGAAGCCCACTCCGCCGACCGGAGAGCACTATTTGCGGTGGTGATAAAACCAGAGAGAAGGAAGAGTGTTTTCTCTCTCCTACGTTACTCTTTGTTTTAAATCGTAGACTAAAATgcatgacttcatcaataaacaaaaaaaataaaaataaaaaataaatacaagaGCCTTACTGTCATTTCAATACACGGTTTAGTC includes:
- the LOC106320308 gene encoding uncharacterized protein LOC106320308 yields the protein MSRPTQTEVIGDRGIIALGIAENAVMADVLANHRRRRHRVSILNDIEDEIDKLRDGGVSEMDDVQLWRSVEGKFVNRFSTKKTWLQLRSRHQICSWSRGVWFPQSTPKYSFMLWIAMRNRMQTGDKMQAWNVAINTECVLCHEVQETCSHLFFQCPYSAKVWKSLVKGLLKNEFTTDWNDIVAKVAGSSYPSTEMFLIRYSLQAAVHSIWRERNSRRHGEEPKDATTLSKLVDKTIRLHLLAVKAKGQAFLERSLCTWFGTRDVQAP